A window of Zingiber officinale cultivar Zhangliang chromosome 5A, Zo_v1.1, whole genome shotgun sequence contains these coding sequences:
- the LOC121981542 gene encoding single-stranded DNA-binding protein WHY2, mitochondrial-like isoform X1 → MALSGLPRFLASRTLGRAAEVKAPLWLITHEISTSGPDLVTDAGSTSFRRYAKYTVFKGKAALSLEPVLPTIREVDSRSSRVFKRGCVVLKFYPAIALQKYDWKRRQVFALSPTEAGNLIALGPDESCEFLHDPSLKSSLEGQVRKSLQVSPSANDKGYFLNLMVANKIQNTNERLSISVTKAEFAVIRTILTYILPHIIGWSQARRSQLPGTASNLHKQFERRLDPASKWEN, encoded by the exons ATGGCGCTCTCCGGACTCCCACGCTTCCTCGCCTCCAG AACCTTGGGTAGAGCTGCTGAAGTAAAGGCACCACTATGGTTGATTACGCATGAAATTTCTACATCTGGACCTGATCTTGTAACTGATG CTGGGAGCACCTCATTTAGAAGATATGCAAAGTACACAGTTTTCAAAGGAAAAGCTGCATTGTCGTTGGAACCAGTTCTACCAACTATCCGTGAAGTGGAT TCAAGGAGTTCTAGAGTTTTTAAGAGAGGCTGTGTTGTGCTGAAATTTTATCCTGCAATTGCACTGCAGAAGTATGATTGGAAAAGGAGGCAG GTCTTTGCTTTATCACCTACTGAAGCTGGAAACTTAATTGCTTTGGGTCCTGATGAATCATGTGAATTCTTACATGATCCTTCATTGAAATCAAG TCTTGAAGGTCAAGTGAGGAAATCACTACAAGTTTCCCCCTCGGCCAATGACAAGGGATATTTCCTAAACTTGA TGGTTGCAAACAAAATCCAGAATACAAATGAGCGGCTTTCTATTTCAGTTACTAAAGCTGAGTTCGCTGTCATTCGCACAATATTAACT TATATATTGCCACATATTATAGGCTGGTCACAGGCCAGGAGATCGCAATTGCCTGGCACTGCATCAAACCTGCACAAGCAATTTGAGAGGCGGCTAGATCCTGCTTCCAAATGGGAAAACTAA
- the LOC121981542 gene encoding single-stranded DNA-binding protein WHY2, mitochondrial-like isoform X3, whose translation MALSGLPRFLASRTLGRAAEVKAPLWLITHEISTSGPDLVTDAGSTSFRRYAKYTVFKGKAALSLEPVLPTIREVDSRSSRVFKRGCVVLKFYPAIALQKYDWKRRQVFALSPTEAGNLIALGPDESCEFLHDPSLKSSLEGQVRKSLQVSPSANDKGYFLNLMVANKIQNTNERLSISVTKAEFAVIRTILTAGHRPGDRNCLALHQTCTSNLRGG comes from the exons ATGGCGCTCTCCGGACTCCCACGCTTCCTCGCCTCCAG AACCTTGGGTAGAGCTGCTGAAGTAAAGGCACCACTATGGTTGATTACGCATGAAATTTCTACATCTGGACCTGATCTTGTAACTGATG CTGGGAGCACCTCATTTAGAAGATATGCAAAGTACACAGTTTTCAAAGGAAAAGCTGCATTGTCGTTGGAACCAGTTCTACCAACTATCCGTGAAGTGGAT TCAAGGAGTTCTAGAGTTTTTAAGAGAGGCTGTGTTGTGCTGAAATTTTATCCTGCAATTGCACTGCAGAAGTATGATTGGAAAAGGAGGCAG GTCTTTGCTTTATCACCTACTGAAGCTGGAAACTTAATTGCTTTGGGTCCTGATGAATCATGTGAATTCTTACATGATCCTTCATTGAAATCAAG TCTTGAAGGTCAAGTGAGGAAATCACTACAAGTTTCCCCCTCGGCCAATGACAAGGGATATTTCCTAAACTTGA TGGTTGCAAACAAAATCCAGAATACAAATGAGCGGCTTTCTATTTCAGTTACTAAAGCTGAGTTCGCTGTCATTCGCACAATATTAACT GCTGGTCACAGGCCAGGAGATCGCAATTGCCTGGCACTGCATCAAACCTGCACAAGCAATTTGAGAGGCGGCTAG
- the LOC121981542 gene encoding single-stranded DNA-binding protein WHY2, mitochondrial-like isoform X2 yields MALSGLPRFLASRTLGRAAEVKAPLWLITHEISTSGPDLVTDAGSTSFRRYAKYTVFKGKAALSLEPVLPTIREVDSRSSRVFKRGCVVLKFYPAIALQKYDWKRRQVFALSPTEAGNLIALGPDESCEFLHDPSLKSSLEGQVRKSLQVSPSANDKGYFLNLMVANKIQNTNERLSISVTKAEFAVIRTILTARRSQLPGTASNLHKQFERRLDPASKWEN; encoded by the exons ATGGCGCTCTCCGGACTCCCACGCTTCCTCGCCTCCAG AACCTTGGGTAGAGCTGCTGAAGTAAAGGCACCACTATGGTTGATTACGCATGAAATTTCTACATCTGGACCTGATCTTGTAACTGATG CTGGGAGCACCTCATTTAGAAGATATGCAAAGTACACAGTTTTCAAAGGAAAAGCTGCATTGTCGTTGGAACCAGTTCTACCAACTATCCGTGAAGTGGAT TCAAGGAGTTCTAGAGTTTTTAAGAGAGGCTGTGTTGTGCTGAAATTTTATCCTGCAATTGCACTGCAGAAGTATGATTGGAAAAGGAGGCAG GTCTTTGCTTTATCACCTACTGAAGCTGGAAACTTAATTGCTTTGGGTCCTGATGAATCATGTGAATTCTTACATGATCCTTCATTGAAATCAAG TCTTGAAGGTCAAGTGAGGAAATCACTACAAGTTTCCCCCTCGGCCAATGACAAGGGATATTTCCTAAACTTGA TGGTTGCAAACAAAATCCAGAATACAAATGAGCGGCTTTCTATTTCAGTTACTAAAGCTGAGTTCGCTGTCATTCGCACAATATTAACT GCCAGGAGATCGCAATTGCCTGGCACTGCATCAAACCTGCACAAGCAATTTGAGAGGCGGCTAGATCCTGCTTCCAAATGGGAAAACTAA
- the LOC121983189 gene encoding uncharacterized protein LOC121983189 isoform X1, translating into MAESEVEVAPSVVEEVGEGIKASGGAESPQLCESDATPDEIVPAAANRKRKLDDLEPSHHADGAPDKKQEFSTEIPSLAAAEPGSGDGEVAGSALVEDSDEVKAGHAENGDQNLEVSEAAEVETDDQVEQQQDGTDGLGIYSLFFFVDC; encoded by the exons ATGGCGGAGTCCGAAGTGGAGGTGGCGCCGTCCGTTGTAGAAGAAGTAGGAGAAGGAATTAAGGCCTCCGGAGGAGCGGAATCGCCGCAACTCTGTGAATCTGACGCCACGCCTGACGAGATCGTACCTGCCGCCGCGAACCGCAAACGAAAACTTGATGATCTGGAGCCCTCTCACCACGCTGATGGTGCGCCAGACAAGAAGCAGGAGTTCTCGACCGAGATCCCCTCCCTAGCCGCCGCCGAGCCCGGATCGGGCGACGGTGAGGTAGCTGGGAGCGCCTTGGTGGAAGATTCTG ATGAGGTAAAAGCGGGCCATGCAGAAAATGGCGACCAAAATCTAGAGGTGTCAGAGGCTGCTGAAGTGGAAACGGATGACCAGGTTGAACAACAACAGGATGGAACCGATGGCTTGGGTATTTATTCTTTATTCTTCTTTGTCGATTGCTGA
- the LOC121983189 gene encoding uncharacterized protein LOC121983189 isoform X2: protein MAESEVEVAPSVVEEVGEGIKASGGAESPQLCESDATPDEIVPAAANRKRKLDDLEPSHHADGAPDKKQEFSTEIPSLAAAEPGSGDGEVAGSALVEDSDEVKAGHAENGDQNLEVSEAAEVETDDQVEQQQDGTDGLVYVVPAETG, encoded by the exons ATGGCGGAGTCCGAAGTGGAGGTGGCGCCGTCCGTTGTAGAAGAAGTAGGAGAAGGAATTAAGGCCTCCGGAGGAGCGGAATCGCCGCAACTCTGTGAATCTGACGCCACGCCTGACGAGATCGTACCTGCCGCCGCGAACCGCAAACGAAAACTTGATGATCTGGAGCCCTCTCACCACGCTGATGGTGCGCCAGACAAGAAGCAGGAGTTCTCGACCGAGATCCCCTCCCTAGCCGCCGCCGAGCCCGGATCGGGCGACGGTGAGGTAGCTGGGAGCGCCTTGGTGGAAGATTCTG ATGAGGTAAAAGCGGGCCATGCAGAAAATGGCGACCAAAATCTAGAGGTGTCAGAGGCTGCTGAAGTGGAAACGGATGACCAGGTTGAACAACAACAGGATGGAACCGATGGCTTGG TGTATGTAGTGCCTGCTGAGACGGGTTGA
- the LOC121983189 gene encoding uncharacterized protein LOC121983189 isoform X3 → MAESEVEVAPSVVEEVGEGIKASGGAESPQLCESDATPDEIVPAAANRKRKLDDLEPSHHADGAPDKKQEFSTEIPSLAAAEPGSGDGEVAGSALVEDSDEVKAGHAENGDQNLEVSEAAEVETDDQVEQQQDGTDGLVPAETG, encoded by the exons ATGGCGGAGTCCGAAGTGGAGGTGGCGCCGTCCGTTGTAGAAGAAGTAGGAGAAGGAATTAAGGCCTCCGGAGGAGCGGAATCGCCGCAACTCTGTGAATCTGACGCCACGCCTGACGAGATCGTACCTGCCGCCGCGAACCGCAAACGAAAACTTGATGATCTGGAGCCCTCTCACCACGCTGATGGTGCGCCAGACAAGAAGCAGGAGTTCTCGACCGAGATCCCCTCCCTAGCCGCCGCCGAGCCCGGATCGGGCGACGGTGAGGTAGCTGGGAGCGCCTTGGTGGAAGATTCTG ATGAGGTAAAAGCGGGCCATGCAGAAAATGGCGACCAAAATCTAGAGGTGTCAGAGGCTGCTGAAGTGGAAACGGATGACCAGGTTGAACAACAACAGGATGGAACCGATGGCTTGG TGCCTGCTGAGACGGGTTGA
- the LOC121983189 gene encoding uncharacterized protein LOC121983189 isoform X4 — translation MAESEVEVAPSVVEEVGEGIKASGGAESPQLCESDATPDEIVPAAANRKRKLDDLEPSHHADGAPDKKQEFSTEIPSLAAAEPGSGDGEVAGSALVEDSDEVKAGHAENGDQNLEVSEAAEVETDDQVEQQQDGTDGLGC, via the exons ATGGCGGAGTCCGAAGTGGAGGTGGCGCCGTCCGTTGTAGAAGAAGTAGGAGAAGGAATTAAGGCCTCCGGAGGAGCGGAATCGCCGCAACTCTGTGAATCTGACGCCACGCCTGACGAGATCGTACCTGCCGCCGCGAACCGCAAACGAAAACTTGATGATCTGGAGCCCTCTCACCACGCTGATGGTGCGCCAGACAAGAAGCAGGAGTTCTCGACCGAGATCCCCTCCCTAGCCGCCGCCGAGCCCGGATCGGGCGACGGTGAGGTAGCTGGGAGCGCCTTGGTGGAAGATTCTG ATGAGGTAAAAGCGGGCCATGCAGAAAATGGCGACCAAAATCTAGAGGTGTCAGAGGCTGCTGAAGTGGAAACGGATGACCAGGTTGAACAACAACAGGATGGAACCGATGGCTTGG gtTGCTAA